A genomic stretch from Xiphophorus maculatus strain JP 163 A chromosome 16, X_maculatus-5.0-male, whole genome shotgun sequence includes:
- the LOC102226311 gene encoding charged multivesicular body protein 6-like — protein sequence MGNVFGRKSRSSRVTEQDKAILQLKQQRDKLKQYQKRITLQLEKERLLAKQLLKDGKKEKALLLLKKKRYQDQLLEKTESQISNLELMVQDIEFMQIEVKVVEGLKIGNECLKNMHEIMSIEDVEKILDETQESIEYQKHIDEMLAGAMTHEDEEAVLAELEAITQGEDIALPEVPTDLVPEIPEVAKAETERKEARKQEDREMLAA from the exons ATGGGAAACGTCTTTGGGAGAAAGAGCCGATCCTCTCGTGTAACGGAGCAAGACAAAGCCATTTTG cAACTGAAGCAGCAGAGAGATAAACTGAAGCAGTATCAAAAAAGAATCACCTTACAGCTGGAGAAGGAGAGACTTCTGGCTAAGCAGCTGTTAAAAGATGGCAAGAAAGA AAAAGCACTGCTCCTGCTTAAGAAGAAACGCTACCAGGATCAGCTACTAGAGAAAACCGAGAGTCAGATTTCAAACCTAGAACTTATG GTTCAAGACATTGAGTTCATGCAAATCGAGGTGAAAGTCGTCGAGGGGCTTAAAATTGGCAATGAATGCCTGAAAAATATGCACGAG atcatgTCAATAGAAGATGTGGAAAAAATCCTAGATGAGACCCAAGAATCAATTGAGTATCAAAAG CACATAGATGAAATGCTGGCTGGAGCCATGACACACGAGGATGAAGAAGCAGTTTTAGCAGAATTAGAAGCTATCACTCAG GGAGAAGATATAGCACTGCCAGAGGTTCCTACTGATCTTGTACCAGAGATACCAGAAGTTGCTAAAGCTGAAACAG agagGAAAGAAGCAAGAAAGCAAGAGGACAGAGAGATGCTGGCAGCCTAA